A single Anopheles arabiensis isolate DONGOLA chromosome 2, AaraD3, whole genome shotgun sequence DNA region contains:
- the LOC120906782 gene encoding ras GTPase-activating protein raskol isoform X2: MLDTSYEKACRRGSAPSTPVMGQKGESTSRFTNFFSKRSFRSIPLKRTKSVIKLERSKRGQGGIRGSRSHESLLSTHVVMSNIDLACIGTIEVVPVHSSVLGRRHCFQVRGISREERYYSCGTRQERDIWIHSLRKCISPNKDNRRRLDNSLKMWVYEAKSLPPKKRYFCEIYIDKTLYGRTSVKLRADLLFWGEYFDFPDIPEASIITVNVYREAEKKKKKDKHVLVGSVVIPIEKVAARTFSEDWYQILMEKQDNVIKSPSKEPAPTLRIKCRYQSIDIMPLDVYGEFHEFLKKNYKKICEVIEPIIGVKAKEDIGQALVLQMHSQGMAAIFLSDVVALDLLRVDDQRLTFRGNSLATKSMEAFLKLIGEQYLQDTLSIPIAEIIASDRDCEVDPTKVNGSLSRQQQALRRTVKSVWIAIAESSKNFPKQLRDCFATFRERLHDLDREDMADNLISASIFLRFLCPAIMSPSLFNITNELPSARATRNLTLVAKTLQTLANFTRFQGKENFMEFLNDFLEQEAPRMKQFLYDISCSNFINPDNFMDWSGCIDQGKQLSILHSLLYEIVLKLPADKQHEIQPLPAILATITHCKQVNCTTLNADQYCTGKPHIVQVKENLLSKKEDILPSAGSANMSSKEYSTKRNPKMLKNECTLQSSNTLQPSTHSSSFSLHYSTSTSTNSLVNNTKQLHKDATDKNDDICAMGKLNFNSQYGSNIICSGSLRTYSSTGATSFGAVNSLMTNSLRNEKEKSNNLQGDIRANTLPRYNNYTTSVSIRENTYPESSNSVGYDHDVNGNSMLNGTNKNLIQIDIDPTNPINRKSPTPLLKNISCCHYIANNRIQEGSHQRLTSPGSNLSDLDKNAFNLGIPHNDTNREQQYSQHIYPAPALKASNITTISSFVPRQSTTTFNPSKMPMSLEDLEDLLNYADEQNQTSFSESVSNRGGCDPCGTNTKTNIASNGSNASISQISNKCSSGYQSIPTQSTSSSPVESTGEQHSLVTNRAPPSRKLTTTLIGYNIGTSQKLCMNDQAIAKADLPVSSINMQLSNKSDPLVTSHGTIHHYYDRKTPNEQSNVNRILNNNYVDISYDVLSPCKSPIASKTTECTSLGIDEHNDLAHPVEYFGINRTNHHSRHKRKAIHGIRKSGGSIQSESSDDERVSNTTSENFNDIDSLTTGNVSALDRNHISISNANDYDQASSGLFGCRLGCRRMPRTNPLMQYDNDDVSDIIGNSGVDTALTNHQRNQSFQSRFHRRLSIECARALSDSSTDETESEKTKTFNSNQHTAQHHNLSICTTTHTNIFRENDTRRRRNANKSVEQCEREIQRLQASLDSMRKKLEMSEPAEGNANKLPAITQQSDSKIRSIIGRLLTMEEELRQEQYKMSLVLSHKQRVIEAQGKQIAALDAANNRLLSALSTLQNRYESQSNQSDDTSSSHPNAGASSC; this comes from the exons ATGTTAG ACACATCGTATGAAAAGGCGTGTCGTCGAGGATCAGCACCTAGCACACCTGTTATGGGTCAAAAGGGAGAGTCAACATCAAGATTTACAAATTTCTTCTCTAAAAG atCCTTTCGATCTATTCCTTTAAAACGGACTAAATCTGTAATTAAATTAGAACGTTCTAAACGTGGACAAGGAGGTATCAGAGGTTCTAGGTCACACGAAAGTCTGCTATCCACTCACGTAGTAATGTCTAACATTGATTTAGCTTGTATTGGAACTATCGAAGTGGTTCCTGTGCATTCGTCTGTCCTTGGCAGGCGCCATTGTTTTCAAGTGCGAGGTATTTCGCGTGAAGAGCGATATTACAGCTGTGGGACACGCCAAGAACGTGATATATGGATACATAGCTTGCGTAAATGTATCTCTCCAAACAAAGACAATCGGCGACGACTAGATAATTCATTGAAAATGTGGGTTTATGAAGCAAAATCATTGCCACCAAAAAAGCGTTACTTTTGTGAGATATATATCGATAAAACGTTGTACGGTCGAACATCCGTCAAATTGCGAGCAGATCTCCTTTTTTGGGGTGAATACTTCGATTTCCCAGATATTCCAGAAGCAAGCATTATCACCGTAAATGTGTATCGagaagcagaaaagaaaaaaaaaaaagataaacatgTGCTTGTTGGATCGGTAGTCATTCCCATTGAAAAAGTTGCAGCGAGAACTTTTTCCGAAGATTGGTATCAAATTTTGATGGAGAAACAGGACAACGTAATAAAGAGCCCATCCAAAGAACCGGCACCAACACTTAGAATCAAATGTCGATACCAATCGATTGATATTATGCCATTGGATGTCTACGGAGAATTTCacgaatttttgaaaaaaaattacaaaaaaatttGCGAAGTTATTGAACCAATCATCGGAGTTAAAGCAAAAGAAGATATTGGACAAGCATTGGTACTTCAAATGCATTCTCAAGGAATGGCTGCCATATTTTTGTCTGATGTGGTTGCGTTAGATTTATTGCGAGTGGATGATCAAAGGCTAACGTTTCGCGGCAATTCTTTAGCCACGAAAAGTATGGAAGCGTTTCTTAAGCTCATCGGAGAGCAATATTTACAGGACACGTTGTCTATTCCAATAGCGGAAATAATTGCGTCCGATCGAGATTGCGAAGTAGATCCAACTAAAGTGAATGGATCGTTATCGCGTCAACAGCAGGCCCTTCGAAGAACTGTTAAATCCGTGTGGATAGCAATTGCTGAGAGTAGTAAGAATTTTCCCAAGCAGCTACGAGATTGTTTTGCAACATTTCGTGAACGATTACATGATTTGGATCGCGAAGACATGGCAGACAATTTAATAAGCGCTTCTATATTTCTACGTTTCTTATGTCCAGCCATTATGTCACCTAGCTTGTTTAACATCACTAATGAGCTTCCATCAGCGCGTGCAACACGAAATTTGACCCTTGTTGCCAAGACACTCCAAACGTTGGCAAATTTCACACGCTTtcaaggaaaagaaaattttatggaatttttaaacgattttctGGAACAAGAAGCACCACGTATGAAGCAGTTTCTTTACGACATATCGTGCTCCAATTTTATTAATCCAGACAATTTTATGGATTGGTCTGGATGTATCGATCAGGGTAAACAGTTGTCCATTTTGCATAGCTTACTGTACGAAATAGTGCTAAAACTACCAGCTGATAAACAACATGAAATTCAGCCACTACCAGCGATTCTTGCGACGATTACGCATTGCAAGCAAGTAAATTGCACAACATTAAATGCAGATCAATATTGTACTGGAAAACCGCACATTGTTCAGGTCAAAGAAAACTTACtatcaaaaaaagaagacattCTTCCAAGTGCTGGTTCCGCCAACATGTCATCCAAAGAATATTCCACGAAGAGAAACCCAAAAATGCTCAAAAACGAATGTACCTTACAATCGTCAAATACTCTTCAACCGTCGACACATTCATCTAGTTTTTCTCTGCATTATTCTACGAGTACTTCTACTAACTCATTAGTCAATAACACAAAACAGTTGCACAAAGATGCCACAGATAAAAATGATGACATATGTGCAATGGGCAAGCTTAATTTCAATAGCCAATATGGCTCGAACATCATCTGTAGTGGTAGTTTACGGACTTATTCATCTACAGGAGCTACATCTTTCGGTGCCGTGAACAGCCTGATGACGAACAGTTTgcgaaacgaaaaagaaaaatcgaaTAATTTACAAGGTGATATTAGAGCCAATACGTTACCACGTTATAACAATTATACGACAAGCGTTTCCATTCGCGAAAATACTTATCCAGAGAGCAGTAACTCGGTAGGGTACGATCACGATGTCAACGGAAATTCAATGTTAAATGGAACCAATAAGAATCTTATCCAAATTGACATCGATCCCACAAATCCAATAAACAGGAAAAGTCCCACGCCATTATTAAAAAACATATCGTGTTGTCATTACATCGCTAACAATCGAATTCAAGAAGGGTCTCATCAACGTCTTACAAGTCCAGGCTCTAATCTTAGCGACTTGGATAAGAATGCATTTAATTTGGGTATTCCGCACAATGATACAAATCGAGAACAGCAATATTCTCAACATATCTACCCAGCACCTGCGCTGAAAGCTTCTAATATCACAACAATATCTTCGTTTGTACCGCGTCAGTCGACAACAACATTCAACCCATCCAAAATGCCAATGAGTCTAGAAGATTTGGAAGATTTGTTAAATTATGCTGATGAACAAAATCAAACTTCGTTTAGCGAAAGTGTTTCCAACCGTGGTGGATGCGATCCATGTGGTACAAATACCAAAACAAATATAGCTTCCAACGGTAGCAATGCGTCTATTAGTCAAATCTCGAACAAATGTAGTTCCGGCTATCAAAGTATCCCTACGCAATCGACGAGCTCAAGCCCGGTAGAATCAACTGGCGAGCAACATAGTCTAGTTACTAATAGAGCACCACCATCACGTAAATTAACAACTACCCTTATTGGTTACAATATAGGAACAAGTCAAAAATTATGCATGAATGATCAAGCAATCGCCAAAGCAGATTTACCAGTATCCAGTATTAACATGCAGCTATCCAATAAAAGCGACCCGCTCGTCACATCACACGGAACCATTCATCACTATTACGATCGTAAAACGCCAAATGAACAAAGCAATGTGAACAGAATTTTAAACAACAATTACGTTGATATCTCGTACGATGTCTTGTCACCGTGTAAAAGTCCGattgcaagcaaaacaactGAATGCACCAGCCTTGGAATTGATGAACACAACGATTTAGCACATCCCGTAGAGTATTTTGGAATAAATCGAACTAATCATCATTCACGACATAAAAGAAAAGCTATACATGGTATCCGCAAAAGTGGTGGTAGCATACAAAGTGAGTCGAGCGACGATGAACGAGTCAGCAATACCACATCAGAAAACTTTAATGATATTGATTCGTTAACCACGGGAAACGTATCAGCTTTAGACCGAAATCATATTTCGATAAGCAATGCTAACGATTATGATCAAGCTTCTTCCGGTTTATTTGGATGTCGATTAGGATGCAGGCGTATGCCGCGAACTAATCCATTGATGCAG tatgataatgatgatgtatCGGATATCATTGGAAATAGCGGTGTCGACACTGCTTTGACAAACCATCAAAGAAATCAAAGTTTTCAAAGCCGCTTTCATCGACGTCTATCGATAGAGTGTGCACGAGCACTATCAGATAGCTCTACCGACGAAACCGAAAgtgaaaaaacgaaaactttCAACTCGAACCAGCACACAGCGCAGCATCATAATCTTAGCATTTGTACTACAACCCATACAAATATTTTCCGCGAAAATGACACCAGAAGGCGACGGAATGCAAACAAATCAGTTGAgcagtgtgagagagaaattCAGAGACTACAGGCATCATTAGACTCCATGCGGAAAAAACTAGAAATGTCTGAGCCAGCAGAAGGAAATGCCAATAAACTGCCAGCAATTACACAGCAAAGCGACAGTAAAATTCGAAGCATAATAGGAAG
- the LOC120906782 gene encoding ras GTPase-activating protein raskol isoform X1 — MSDNSILTAKDKSKTLPQNLFLVNSMPPKSTFDSKKSSSIAGLSSKLPAPAMDYMISPTKSISFIRRTHSTKLSRSNSLLKSLTSKCVDQSGCNTSLLRIPVKELEYARLCRILEKPAQLDHMIRDIFILCKDEKVEENAVHSDTSYEKACRRGSAPSTPVMGQKGESTSRFTNFFSKRSFRSIPLKRTKSVIKLERSKRGQGGIRGSRSHESLLSTHVVMSNIDLACIGTIEVVPVHSSVLGRRHCFQVRGISREERYYSCGTRQERDIWIHSLRKCISPNKDNRRRLDNSLKMWVYEAKSLPPKKRYFCEIYIDKTLYGRTSVKLRADLLFWGEYFDFPDIPEASIITVNVYREAEKKKKKDKHVLVGSVVIPIEKVAARTFSEDWYQILMEKQDNVIKSPSKEPAPTLRIKCRYQSIDIMPLDVYGEFHEFLKKNYKKICEVIEPIIGVKAKEDIGQALVLQMHSQGMAAIFLSDVVALDLLRVDDQRLTFRGNSLATKSMEAFLKLIGEQYLQDTLSIPIAEIIASDRDCEVDPTKVNGSLSRQQQALRRTVKSVWIAIAESSKNFPKQLRDCFATFRERLHDLDREDMADNLISASIFLRFLCPAIMSPSLFNITNELPSARATRNLTLVAKTLQTLANFTRFQGKENFMEFLNDFLEQEAPRMKQFLYDISCSNFINPDNFMDWSGCIDQGKQLSILHSLLYEIVLKLPADKQHEIQPLPAILATITHCKQVNCTTLNADQYCTGKPHIVQVKENLLSKKEDILPSAGSANMSSKEYSTKRNPKMLKNECTLQSSNTLQPSTHSSSFSLHYSTSTSTNSLVNNTKQLHKDATDKNDDICAMGKLNFNSQYGSNIICSGSLRTYSSTGATSFGAVNSLMTNSLRNEKEKSNNLQGDIRANTLPRYNNYTTSVSIRENTYPESSNSVGYDHDVNGNSMLNGTNKNLIQIDIDPTNPINRKSPTPLLKNISCCHYIANNRIQEGSHQRLTSPGSNLSDLDKNAFNLGIPHNDTNREQQYSQHIYPAPALKASNITTISSFVPRQSTTTFNPSKMPMSLEDLEDLLNYADEQNQTSFSESVSNRGGCDPCGTNTKTNIASNGSNASISQISNKCSSGYQSIPTQSTSSSPVESTGEQHSLVTNRAPPSRKLTTTLIGYNIGTSQKLCMNDQAIAKADLPVSSINMQLSNKSDPLVTSHGTIHHYYDRKTPNEQSNVNRILNNNYVDISYDVLSPCKSPIASKTTECTSLGIDEHNDLAHPVEYFGINRTNHHSRHKRKAIHGIRKSGGSIQSESSDDERVSNTTSENFNDIDSLTTGNVSALDRNHISISNANDYDQASSGLFGCRLGCRRMPRTNPLMQYDNDDVSDIIGNSGVDTALTNHQRNQSFQSRFHRRLSIECARALSDSSTDETESEKTKTFNSNQHTAQHHNLSICTTTHTNIFRENDTRRRRNANKSVEQCEREIQRLQASLDSMRKKLEMSEPAEGNANKLPAITQQSDSKIRSIIGSSAQQNRQRPSRFSVIISTTPNNSRRLRTASDDSGRRRTTLGDSGRL, encoded by the exons ATGTCAGACAATTCAATACTAACGGCAAAAGACAAATCCAAGACGTTGCCACAGAATTTATTTCTTGTGAATTCAATGCCACCGAAGAGCACGTTCGATAGTAAAAAATCGAGTAGCATTGCAGGACTATCTTCTAAACTACCCGCACCTGCCATGGATTATATGATTAGTCCTACAAAATCTATCAGTTTCATACGCCGAACCCATTCCACCAAACTTTCGAGAAGCAATTCATTGCTGAAAAGCCTTACTTCTAAATGTGTTGATCAAAGCGGTTGTAACACAAGTCTGCTTCGAATACCAGTCAAAGAATTAGAATACGCTCGACTATGCCGTATATTGGAAAAGCCTGCACAATTAGATCATATGATAAGAGATATCTTTATTTTATGTAAAGACGAGAAAGTGGAAGAAAACGCTGTACATTCAG ACACATCGTATGAAAAGGCGTGTCGTCGAGGATCAGCACCTAGCACACCTGTTATGGGTCAAAAGGGAGAGTCAACATCAAGATTTACAAATTTCTTCTCTAAAAG atCCTTTCGATCTATTCCTTTAAAACGGACTAAATCTGTAATTAAATTAGAACGTTCTAAACGTGGACAAGGAGGTATCAGAGGTTCTAGGTCACACGAAAGTCTGCTATCCACTCACGTAGTAATGTCTAACATTGATTTAGCTTGTATTGGAACTATCGAAGTGGTTCCTGTGCATTCGTCTGTCCTTGGCAGGCGCCATTGTTTTCAAGTGCGAGGTATTTCGCGTGAAGAGCGATATTACAGCTGTGGGACACGCCAAGAACGTGATATATGGATACATAGCTTGCGTAAATGTATCTCTCCAAACAAAGACAATCGGCGACGACTAGATAATTCATTGAAAATGTGGGTTTATGAAGCAAAATCATTGCCACCAAAAAAGCGTTACTTTTGTGAGATATATATCGATAAAACGTTGTACGGTCGAACATCCGTCAAATTGCGAGCAGATCTCCTTTTTTGGGGTGAATACTTCGATTTCCCAGATATTCCAGAAGCAAGCATTATCACCGTAAATGTGTATCGagaagcagaaaagaaaaaaaaaaaagataaacatgTGCTTGTTGGATCGGTAGTCATTCCCATTGAAAAAGTTGCAGCGAGAACTTTTTCCGAAGATTGGTATCAAATTTTGATGGAGAAACAGGACAACGTAATAAAGAGCCCATCCAAAGAACCGGCACCAACACTTAGAATCAAATGTCGATACCAATCGATTGATATTATGCCATTGGATGTCTACGGAGAATTTCacgaatttttgaaaaaaaattacaaaaaaatttGCGAAGTTATTGAACCAATCATCGGAGTTAAAGCAAAAGAAGATATTGGACAAGCATTGGTACTTCAAATGCATTCTCAAGGAATGGCTGCCATATTTTTGTCTGATGTGGTTGCGTTAGATTTATTGCGAGTGGATGATCAAAGGCTAACGTTTCGCGGCAATTCTTTAGCCACGAAAAGTATGGAAGCGTTTCTTAAGCTCATCGGAGAGCAATATTTACAGGACACGTTGTCTATTCCAATAGCGGAAATAATTGCGTCCGATCGAGATTGCGAAGTAGATCCAACTAAAGTGAATGGATCGTTATCGCGTCAACAGCAGGCCCTTCGAAGAACTGTTAAATCCGTGTGGATAGCAATTGCTGAGAGTAGTAAGAATTTTCCCAAGCAGCTACGAGATTGTTTTGCAACATTTCGTGAACGATTACATGATTTGGATCGCGAAGACATGGCAGACAATTTAATAAGCGCTTCTATATTTCTACGTTTCTTATGTCCAGCCATTATGTCACCTAGCTTGTTTAACATCACTAATGAGCTTCCATCAGCGCGTGCAACACGAAATTTGACCCTTGTTGCCAAGACACTCCAAACGTTGGCAAATTTCACACGCTTtcaaggaaaagaaaattttatggaatttttaaacgattttctGGAACAAGAAGCACCACGTATGAAGCAGTTTCTTTACGACATATCGTGCTCCAATTTTATTAATCCAGACAATTTTATGGATTGGTCTGGATGTATCGATCAGGGTAAACAGTTGTCCATTTTGCATAGCTTACTGTACGAAATAGTGCTAAAACTACCAGCTGATAAACAACATGAAATTCAGCCACTACCAGCGATTCTTGCGACGATTACGCATTGCAAGCAAGTAAATTGCACAACATTAAATGCAGATCAATATTGTACTGGAAAACCGCACATTGTTCAGGTCAAAGAAAACTTACtatcaaaaaaagaagacattCTTCCAAGTGCTGGTTCCGCCAACATGTCATCCAAAGAATATTCCACGAAGAGAAACCCAAAAATGCTCAAAAACGAATGTACCTTACAATCGTCAAATACTCTTCAACCGTCGACACATTCATCTAGTTTTTCTCTGCATTATTCTACGAGTACTTCTACTAACTCATTAGTCAATAACACAAAACAGTTGCACAAAGATGCCACAGATAAAAATGATGACATATGTGCAATGGGCAAGCTTAATTTCAATAGCCAATATGGCTCGAACATCATCTGTAGTGGTAGTTTACGGACTTATTCATCTACAGGAGCTACATCTTTCGGTGCCGTGAACAGCCTGATGACGAACAGTTTgcgaaacgaaaaagaaaaatcgaaTAATTTACAAGGTGATATTAGAGCCAATACGTTACCACGTTATAACAATTATACGACAAGCGTTTCCATTCGCGAAAATACTTATCCAGAGAGCAGTAACTCGGTAGGGTACGATCACGATGTCAACGGAAATTCAATGTTAAATGGAACCAATAAGAATCTTATCCAAATTGACATCGATCCCACAAATCCAATAAACAGGAAAAGTCCCACGCCATTATTAAAAAACATATCGTGTTGTCATTACATCGCTAACAATCGAATTCAAGAAGGGTCTCATCAACGTCTTACAAGTCCAGGCTCTAATCTTAGCGACTTGGATAAGAATGCATTTAATTTGGGTATTCCGCACAATGATACAAATCGAGAACAGCAATATTCTCAACATATCTACCCAGCACCTGCGCTGAAAGCTTCTAATATCACAACAATATCTTCGTTTGTACCGCGTCAGTCGACAACAACATTCAACCCATCCAAAATGCCAATGAGTCTAGAAGATTTGGAAGATTTGTTAAATTATGCTGATGAACAAAATCAAACTTCGTTTAGCGAAAGTGTTTCCAACCGTGGTGGATGCGATCCATGTGGTACAAATACCAAAACAAATATAGCTTCCAACGGTAGCAATGCGTCTATTAGTCAAATCTCGAACAAATGTAGTTCCGGCTATCAAAGTATCCCTACGCAATCGACGAGCTCAAGCCCGGTAGAATCAACTGGCGAGCAACATAGTCTAGTTACTAATAGAGCACCACCATCACGTAAATTAACAACTACCCTTATTGGTTACAATATAGGAACAAGTCAAAAATTATGCATGAATGATCAAGCAATCGCCAAAGCAGATTTACCAGTATCCAGTATTAACATGCAGCTATCCAATAAAAGCGACCCGCTCGTCACATCACACGGAACCATTCATCACTATTACGATCGTAAAACGCCAAATGAACAAAGCAATGTGAACAGAATTTTAAACAACAATTACGTTGATATCTCGTACGATGTCTTGTCACCGTGTAAAAGTCCGattgcaagcaaaacaactGAATGCACCAGCCTTGGAATTGATGAACACAACGATTTAGCACATCCCGTAGAGTATTTTGGAATAAATCGAACTAATCATCATTCACGACATAAAAGAAAAGCTATACATGGTATCCGCAAAAGTGGTGGTAGCATACAAAGTGAGTCGAGCGACGATGAACGAGTCAGCAATACCACATCAGAAAACTTTAATGATATTGATTCGTTAACCACGGGAAACGTATCAGCTTTAGACCGAAATCATATTTCGATAAGCAATGCTAACGATTATGATCAAGCTTCTTCCGGTTTATTTGGATGTCGATTAGGATGCAGGCGTATGCCGCGAACTAATCCATTGATGCAG tatgataatgatgatgtatCGGATATCATTGGAAATAGCGGTGTCGACACTGCTTTGACAAACCATCAAAGAAATCAAAGTTTTCAAAGCCGCTTTCATCGACGTCTATCGATAGAGTGTGCACGAGCACTATCAGATAGCTCTACCGACGAAACCGAAAgtgaaaaaacgaaaactttCAACTCGAACCAGCACACAGCGCAGCATCATAATCTTAGCATTTGTACTACAACCCATACAAATATTTTCCGCGAAAATGACACCAGAAGGCGACGGAATGCAAACAAATCAGTTGAgcagtgtgagagagaaattCAGAGACTACAGGCATCATTAGACTCCATGCGGAAAAAACTAGAAATGTCTGAGCCAGCAGAAGGAAATGCCAATAAACTGCCAGCAATTACACAGCAAAGCGACAGTAAAATTCGAAGCATAATAGGAAG